The Limnochorda sp. LNt genome includes a region encoding these proteins:
- a CDS encoding GNAT family N-acetyltransferase, producing MDRYTVRPLEGAAEFKQVEAIQQAAWGMTDLEVVPAAAMIAIASEGGLVAGAFDGPRLVGFVFSFPTADPHRQHSHMLAVRPECRGVGVAVRLKLFQRSWCLARGIRRVDWTYDPLMGLNANLNVRKLGCVVRHYLIDHYGPLSGINAGTPTDRFLAEWHLTSPRVEAALRRLARGPIEETSEVMPGVASLPVANRVDGERPAGFDLPDAPRFAVQIPHDFADLLRSEPELAMQWRMHAREVFTASFAAGYQVAGFVREGHRNLYILERGEGWDHA from the coding sequence ATGGATCGCTACACGGTACGCCCCCTGGAAGGGGCAGCCGAGTTCAAGCAGGTGGAGGCCATCCAGCAGGCCGCATGGGGCATGACCGACCTGGAGGTGGTGCCGGCGGCGGCGATGATCGCCATCGCCAGCGAGGGCGGCCTGGTCGCGGGCGCCTTCGACGGGCCGAGGCTGGTGGGCTTCGTCTTCAGCTTTCCCACCGCCGATCCCCACCGGCAACACTCCCACATGCTGGCGGTGAGGCCCGAGTGCCGGGGCGTCGGGGTCGCCGTGCGCCTCAAGCTCTTCCAGCGGTCGTGGTGCCTGGCCAGGGGCATCCGGCGGGTGGACTGGACCTACGACCCGTTGATGGGCCTCAACGCCAACCTCAACGTGCGCAAACTGGGATGCGTGGTACGCCACTATCTGATCGACCACTACGGCCCCTTGAGCGGTATCAACGCGGGCACGCCCACCGACCGGTTCCTGGCGGAGTGGCACCTGACCAGCCCGAGAGTCGAGGCCGCTCTCCGGCGACTGGCGCGGGGCCCCATCGAGGAGACGTCCGAGGTGATGCCCGGCGTGGCGTCGCTTCCCGTGGCCAACCGGGTCGACGGCGAGCGACCCGCGGGGTTCGACCTGCCCGACGCGCCCCGCTTCGCCGTCCAGATCCCCCACGACTTCGCCGATTTGCTCCGCAGCGAGCCGGAGCTGGCGATGCAGTGGCGCATGCATGCCCGCGAGGTCTTCACGGCGAGCTTCGCCGCCGGCTACCAGGTCGCGGGCTTCGTGCGGGAGGGCCACCGCAACCTCTACATCCTCGAGCGAGGAGAGGGATGGGACCATGCCTGA
- a CDS encoding thiamine pyrophosphate-binding protein — protein sequence MRVAAIVADLLERAGVRHVFGVPGESYLPLLDEVAARPGLRFVTTRHESGAGFMADGYAKASGGIGVAMVSRGPGLLNLAIALHQAHQDASPVVAIAGQVGTPKRGRHAFQELAMARSLGPVVKWAVEVTRPERAAEAVAQALVVARLGRPGPVLVALPEDVLEADGGETVPALPAADPPVPHPERLEQALDWIERAERPVVVAGRGVLMAGASQALARFAEAFALPVYSAWRRMDVLPNDHPCYAGTLAFANDPEVVRPLEQADVVVGIGTQWNEVTSLGYRVPRERLVTVDVDPVSMAQAATRLPARECLALVADAGLFLRAALARGPRREVSGRHALVQACHARYERFSRPPESTGGPLTPTAVVAALRRLLPSEAAIVSDAGNFATWYQRYYRFRQPGTHFAPVSGAMGYGLPAAIGVALADGATGRWGPEGRPVVALAGDGGFLMTASELATAVRLALPVRALVFDNALYGTVYAHHRRRTDEPARLSVHGLLNPDFAALARAFGAYAETVERVDAVEPALRRALAAEGPAVLHVRVDPARLHALEG from the coding sequence GTGAGGGTGGCCGCCATCGTCGCCGACTTGCTGGAGCGGGCCGGGGTGCGTCACGTCTTCGGCGTGCCGGGCGAGAGCTACCTGCCGCTGCTCGACGAGGTGGCCGCCCGGCCGGGGCTCCGGTTCGTGACGACCCGTCACGAGAGCGGCGCCGGTTTCATGGCCGACGGCTACGCCAAGGCCTCCGGCGGCATCGGGGTAGCCATGGTGAGCCGGGGCCCCGGACTGCTCAACCTGGCCATCGCCCTTCACCAGGCTCACCAGGATGCGTCGCCCGTCGTGGCCATCGCGGGGCAGGTCGGCACCCCCAAGCGCGGGCGCCACGCCTTCCAGGAGTTGGCGATGGCGCGCTCGCTGGGTCCTGTGGTCAAGTGGGCCGTGGAGGTGACGCGGCCCGAGAGGGCCGCCGAGGCAGTGGCGCAAGCGCTGGTGGTGGCTCGTCTCGGCCGCCCGGGCCCCGTGCTGGTGGCCCTGCCCGAGGACGTGCTCGAGGCCGACGGCGGCGAGACGGTCCCTGCCCTGCCCGCCGCCGACCCGCCCGTGCCGCATCCGGAGCGCCTGGAGCAGGCCCTCGACTGGATCGAGCGAGCCGAGCGCCCCGTGGTGGTGGCCGGGCGCGGCGTGCTGATGGCCGGGGCCAGCCAGGCCCTGGCGCGCTTCGCGGAGGCCTTCGCGCTGCCCGTCTACTCGGCGTGGCGGCGGATGGACGTCTTGCCCAACGACCACCCGTGCTACGCCGGCACGCTGGCCTTCGCCAACGACCCCGAAGTGGTGCGACCGCTGGAGCAGGCCGACGTGGTCGTCGGCATCGGCACCCAGTGGAACGAGGTCACCTCCCTGGGCTACCGCGTGCCGCGGGAGCGTCTGGTCACGGTCGACGTCGACCCGGTCAGCATGGCGCAGGCCGCGACCAGGCTGCCGGCCCGGGAATGCCTGGCGCTGGTGGCTGATGCCGGACTCTTCCTGCGGGCCGCCCTGGCTCGAGGTCCCCGCCGGGAGGTCTCCGGCCGTCACGCCCTGGTACAGGCCTGCCATGCCCGGTACGAGCGCTTCTCGCGTCCGCCGGAGTCGACCGGCGGTCCGCTCACCCCGACAGCCGTCGTGGCAGCGCTGCGCCGCCTCCTGCCCTCCGAGGCCGCGATCGTCAGCGACGCGGGCAACTTCGCCACCTGGTACCAGCGCTACTACCGATTCCGGCAGCCGGGCACGCACTTCGCCCCCGTCTCGGGCGCCATGGGCTACGGCCTGCCCGCCGCCATCGGCGTGGCCCTGGCCGATGGCGCGACGGGGCGATGGGGCCCCGAGGGTCGGCCGGTCGTGGCCCTGGCGGGCGACGGCGGCTTCCTCATGACGGCGTCGGAGCTGGCGACAGCCGTACGACTGGCGTTGCCGGTGCGGGCGCTGGTCTTCGACAACGCCCTGTACGGCACGGTCTACGCTCACCACCGACGGCGCACCGACGAGCCGGCCCGCCTGTCGGTCCACGGCCTGCTCAACCCGGACTTCGCGGCGCTGGCGCGGGCCTTCGGCGCGTACGCCGAGACCGTGGAGCGGGTCGACGCCGTGGAGCCGGCGCTGCGTCGGGCCCTGGCAGCCGAGGGGCCGGCGGTGCTGCACGTGCGGGTCGACCCGGCCCGGCTTCACGCCTTGGAGGGATGA
- the menC gene encoding o-succinylbenzoate synthase, whose product MRVERVELRVVRMPLNFVFETSFGSTTERSILLVTLYGEGLEGYGECVADEAPLYREETVETARSVLSRSILPRVVGRDFANPEALVQSMAPIRGNRMAKAAVETAFWDLWARSLGRPLWQILGGVRQEVAAGVSLGIQPSIEATLEAVARHVAQGYRRIKLKIRPGWDVAVVEAVRERFPDIPLTVDANSAYRLSDLSTFVALDRLGLDYIEQPLAFDDLHDHALLQARLSTPICLDESITSARDARIALAMGAARVINVKVGRVGGHLEARRVHDVAAAFDAPVWCGGMLEAGIGRAHNLHISTLPDFTKPGDVASASRYWARDIIREPLEAHDGIMRVPDGPGIGVTLDRELVERITVGDPVVVGG is encoded by the coding sequence GTGCGCGTGGAGCGCGTGGAGCTGCGCGTCGTGCGCATGCCCCTCAACTTCGTCTTCGAGACCTCGTTTGGCAGTACCACGGAGCGGTCCATCCTCCTGGTCACCCTCTACGGCGAAGGGCTCGAGGGCTACGGCGAGTGCGTGGCGGACGAGGCGCCCCTCTACCGAGAGGAGACGGTGGAGACGGCCCGCAGCGTCCTGTCGCGGAGCATCCTGCCGCGCGTCGTCGGGCGAGACTTCGCCAACCCCGAGGCCCTGGTCCAGAGCATGGCACCCATCCGGGGCAATCGCATGGCCAAGGCCGCTGTGGAGACGGCCTTCTGGGATCTGTGGGCCCGCTCCCTGGGCCGCCCCCTGTGGCAGATCTTGGGCGGGGTGCGCCAGGAGGTTGCCGCCGGGGTCAGCCTCGGCATCCAGCCCTCCATCGAGGCCACCCTCGAGGCGGTGGCACGCCACGTGGCGCAGGGGTACCGCCGCATCAAGCTCAAGATCCGGCCCGGCTGGGACGTGGCCGTGGTCGAGGCGGTGCGCGAGCGCTTCCCCGACATCCCGCTGACGGTGGACGCCAACTCGGCCTACCGGTTGAGCGACTTGTCGACCTTCGTGGCGCTCGATCGCCTCGGGCTCGACTACATCGAGCAGCCGCTGGCCTTCGACGACCTGCACGACCACGCCCTGCTCCAGGCACGGCTCAGCACGCCCATCTGCCTCGACGAGTCCATCACCAGCGCCCGGGATGCCCGCATCGCCCTGGCGATGGGCGCGGCCCGGGTCATCAACGTCAAGGTGGGCCGCGTCGGCGGCCACCTGGAGGCGCGCCGGGTGCACGACGTAGCCGCCGCCTTCGACGCGCCCGTCTGGTGCGGCGGCATGCTGGAGGCCGGCATCGGGCGCGCCCACAACCTGCACATCTCGACGCTGCCCGACTTCACCAAGCCGGGGGACGTGGCCAGCGCGAGCCGCTACTGGGCCCGCGACATCATCCGCGAGCCCCTGGAGGCTCATGACGGCATCATGCGCGTGCCCGACGGGCCGGGGATCGGCGTGACGCTGGACCGGGAGTTGGTCGAGCGCATCACCGTCGGCGACCCGGTCGTGGTGGGTGGCTGA
- a CDS encoding M20 family metallopeptidase, whose translation MARAQALAEYLEAHRSQMIAEIEELVRLETPSGEEAALRAAADVVASRWEGLGARVRRHPVPGVGVHLEVTLAPEASDGGAALVLGHLDTVYPVGTLQAWPFRTEGSRAYGPGAYDMKAGLVMMAWAVQALCAMGSAPRRAVRLLVTADEEVGSGSSRALIERAARGAALALVLEPAAPGGAVKTARKGVARYRIEVTGKSAHAGNDVGRGVSAIVALAQLVLAAHGLSRPSDGTTVNVGVVGGGTRPNVVPERAWADVDVRFVTRAEAERVDREMRALAASDGARVEVTGGVDRWPLERTGAVAELYRQAREAAAELGIELAEASVGGASDGNITAELGLPTLDGLGPVGDGAHSAATEYVDLSELPRRTALLACLLERL comes from the coding sequence ATGGCGCGAGCCCAGGCGCTGGCCGAATACCTGGAGGCCCATCGCTCGCAGATGATCGCGGAGATCGAGGAGCTGGTCCGGCTGGAGACCCCGTCGGGAGAGGAGGCCGCCCTGAGAGCGGCCGCGGACGTGGTGGCGAGCCGGTGGGAGGGGCTCGGGGCGCGCGTGCGACGGCATCCCGTGCCCGGCGTGGGCGTGCACCTGGAGGTGACCCTGGCCCCCGAGGCCTCGGATGGCGGCGCGGCGCTGGTGCTGGGGCATCTCGACACCGTCTATCCCGTGGGCACGCTGCAGGCGTGGCCGTTTCGCACGGAGGGCTCGCGGGCTTACGGCCCCGGAGCCTACGACATGAAGGCCGGCCTGGTGATGATGGCCTGGGCGGTGCAGGCGCTCTGCGCGATGGGGTCGGCTCCCCGGCGTGCCGTGCGCCTGCTGGTGACGGCCGACGAGGAGGTGGGCAGCGGCTCCTCCCGGGCGCTCATCGAGCGGGCAGCCCGGGGGGCGGCCCTGGCCCTGGTGCTGGAGCCGGCGGCACCGGGTGGGGCGGTCAAGACGGCGCGCAAGGGGGTCGCCCGCTATCGCATCGAAGTGACGGGCAAGAGCGCCCACGCCGGCAACGACGTCGGGCGGGGCGTCAGCGCGATCGTGGCGCTGGCCCAGCTGGTCCTGGCCGCCCACGGCCTCTCCCGGCCCTCCGACGGCACCACCGTCAACGTGGGCGTGGTGGGGGGCGGCACGCGGCCCAACGTGGTGCCGGAGCGGGCCTGGGCCGACGTCGACGTGCGCTTCGTCACCCGGGCCGAGGCCGAGCGGGTGGACCGGGAGATGCGCGCACTTGCCGCCTCCGACGGCGCTCGCGTCGAGGTGACGGGAGGCGTCGACCGCTGGCCACTGGAGCGCACCGGGGCCGTGGCCGAGCTCTACCGGCAGGCCCGGGAGGCCGCGGCCGAGCTGGGCATCGAGCTGGCGGAGGCGTCGGTGGGAGGCGCCAGCGACGGCAACATCACAGCGGAGCTGGGGCTGCCGACCCTGGACGGGCTCGGCCCCGTGGGTGACGGCGCGCACTCGGCGGCCACCGAGTACGTGGACCTGAGCGAGCTGCCGCGACGCACCGCCCTGCTGGCCTGCCTGCTGGAGCGCCTCTAG
- a CDS encoding methylated-DNA--[protein]-cysteine S-methyltransferase, protein MRRQGRRGRSAPQGAAAASSAGRGDEPGRPLHLAWTEAGLVCACVACSGPEALLAEMHSRYGRRLGSVRLEPGEAAAVHRWEQAVRAWFETGAPPPLDLRWVTPFERRVMGIVCAIPRGQVRTYGEVARAASRPGAARAVGRVMATNPIPLFVPCHRVVPAAGGLGQYSGGGTAVKARLLALEGYPVRASQASTSARAESSDASQKLV, encoded by the coding sequence GTGAGGCGGCAGGGGCGGCGCGGGCGGTCGGCGCCGCAAGGCGCGGCTGCCGCGTCCTCGGCCGGCCGTGGCGACGAGCCCGGTCGGCCCCTTCACCTGGCGTGGACCGAGGCCGGGCTCGTCTGCGCCTGCGTGGCCTGCTCCGGACCCGAGGCGCTGCTGGCCGAGATGCACTCCCGCTACGGCCGGCGGCTGGGGTCCGTGCGCCTGGAGCCCGGCGAGGCGGCGGCCGTCCACCGGTGGGAGCAGGCGGTGCGCGCCTGGTTCGAGACCGGCGCGCCGCCGCCGCTAGATCTGCGGTGGGTGACGCCGTTCGAGCGCCGGGTGATGGGGATCGTGTGTGCCATCCCCCGCGGCCAGGTGCGCACCTACGGCGAGGTGGCCCGGGCGGCGAGTCGGCCCGGGGCCGCCCGGGCCGTGGGGCGGGTGATGGCGACCAATCCGATCCCCCTCTTCGTGCCATGCCACCGGGTCGTCCCTGCCGCCGGCGGCCTGGGGCAGTACTCGGGGGGCGGTACCGCCGTCAAGGCACGGCTCCTGGCGCTCGAGGGTTACCCCGTCAGGGCCAGCCAGGCGTCGACGTCGGCGAGGGCCGAGTCGAGCGACGCCTCCCAGAAGCTGGTCTGA
- a CDS encoding VanZ family protein, translating into MSIVPLSDRPGDDALRQRPADAPLQHGETSRAWRALLRWLPATAYMVANWLVSGLPGDRLDRLVAPDWLMHGLAYLVFGVTLEVAWRGRPHAPLLALATAVLYAGVDEWHQSWVPGRSPSLADWTADVIGAAVGVWGASWLQTGRRRGGTGPQRERPSTRRRAGSAGLVALLALLAPGSVQAPGSPSLSDLHTWIDEAERALVTGDAAGALRQLQGMEAAEVPWTPYAAWRHRTLEARARLALGEPERAVEAAREALAVAWEDDRLEARLLLAQALAAAGEPVAAMDALLAAAEDPLLAYRGPLRASVLAQLARVAPQAAADGPEGEARRLGYARALYRSGRWQDGVAVLSATEWRWLTVDAWTELARGLEALGQRGRQAERLRQALEEAERQGLPAPRVAALRLQLAAALQTSDRVAADALLRRVVEEAPGTAAAGEALSRLVRQSLDDGDVSGALQLVDRLGPAARGTTGWQEALAATFAAVCDPQALRAVETGDGPSGVVSLGLARQLLRQLGDAGVRDAWLLYWSARLEPDARAERVRRLLESYPLSYYAALARERWPELASGRSTLPQLEPGHRPPTAFLPPDVEALRAAGRVRDALQELRYRLAAAAEPVASASQGDADLAAWWPTLVRWEEEAGDHRAAMRHAQRLLPSSEAWVWAAVFPRPYEGLVRAAAADAQVDPLLVWAVMREESAFAPEALSSADAHGLMQLLPSTGRWMADRLRLPWQGAESLWDPAVNVRLGSAYLGYLLQRYGDPRVAVAAYHAGPGRVDRWLQGGPPADVELWVERIPIAATRRYVQSVDRSYRIYRALYGTQGTALAPRA; encoded by the coding sequence ATGAGCATCGTGCCCCTATCCGACCGGCCCGGCGACGACGCCCTGCGCCAGCGCCCCGCCGACGCGCCTCTCCAGCACGGGGAGACGAGCCGCGCCTGGCGCGCCCTGCTGCGGTGGCTGCCGGCCACCGCCTACATGGTGGCCAACTGGCTGGTCTCGGGCCTGCCGGGGGATCGGCTGGACCGGCTGGTGGCGCCCGATTGGCTCATGCACGGCCTCGCGTACCTCGTCTTCGGGGTGACGCTGGAGGTGGCCTGGCGAGGTCGGCCGCACGCCCCGCTGCTGGCCCTGGCCACGGCCGTGCTGTACGCCGGCGTGGACGAGTGGCACCAGAGCTGGGTGCCCGGGCGCAGCCCCTCGCTCGCAGACTGGACGGCGGACGTCATCGGCGCGGCGGTGGGCGTGTGGGGAGCGAGTTGGCTGCAGACGGGACGACGGCGGGGCGGCACCGGCCCCCAGCGTGAGCGCCCCTCGACGCGGCGCAGGGCCGGCTCGGCGGGGCTCGTGGCCCTGCTCGCGTTGCTGGCGCCCGGGTCGGTGCAGGCGCCCGGCAGCCCATCGCTGTCCGACCTGCACACCTGGATCGACGAGGCCGAGCGAGCCCTGGTGACGGGCGACGCCGCCGGCGCCCTCCGGCAGCTGCAGGGCATGGAGGCCGCCGAGGTGCCCTGGACCCCTTACGCCGCGTGGCGGCACCGGACGCTGGAGGCTCGGGCCCGGCTGGCGCTGGGCGAGCCGGAAAGGGCCGTCGAGGCGGCCCGGGAGGCGCTGGCCGTCGCATGGGAGGACGACCGGCTCGAGGCGCGCCTGCTGCTCGCCCAGGCGCTGGCGGCCGCTGGAGAGCCCGTGGCCGCGATGGATGCGCTGCTGGCGGCCGCCGAGGATCCCCTCCTGGCCTACCGCGGCCCGTTGCGGGCGTCGGTGCTGGCCCAGCTGGCTCGAGTCGCCCCCCAGGCGGCGGCGGACGGCCCGGAGGGGGAGGCGCGCCGGCTGGGTTACGCGCGGGCGCTCTATCGCTCGGGGCGATGGCAGGATGGCGTCGCGGTCCTGTCGGCCACCGAGTGGCGCTGGCTCACCGTCGACGCGTGGACCGAGCTGGCGCGGGGCCTGGAGGCGCTGGGGCAGCGCGGCCGACAGGCGGAGCGGCTGCGGCAGGCCCTGGAGGAGGCGGAGCGTCAGGGGCTCCCGGCGCCGCGGGTGGCCGCGCTCCGCCTGCAGCTGGCCGCCGCCCTGCAGACCAGCGACCGCGTGGCGGCCGACGCTCTGCTGCGTCGGGTGGTCGAGGAGGCCCCCGGTACCGCGGCCGCGGGGGAGGCCCTGTCGAGGCTGGTGCGGCAGTCGCTGGATGACGGGGACGTCTCGGGTGCCCTGCAGCTCGTGGACCGACTCGGGCCCGCTGCGAGGGGCACCACCGGGTGGCAGGAGGCGCTGGCGGCCACCTTCGCGGCCGTCTGCGACCCCCAGGCCCTGCGGGCCGTGGAGACCGGCGATGGGCCCTCGGGGGTCGTCTCCCTGGGGCTCGCCCGGCAGCTGTTGCGGCAACTGGGCGACGCCGGCGTGCGGGATGCCTGGCTGCTCTACTGGTCGGCGCGCCTCGAACCAGACGCCCGAGCGGAACGGGTGCGCCGGCTCCTGGAGTCCTACCCCCTCTCCTACTACGCCGCCCTGGCGCGGGAGCGCTGGCCGGAGCTGGCATCCGGACGCTCGACGCTGCCCCAGCTCGAGCCGGGCCACCGGCCCCCGACGGCATTCCTGCCCCCCGATGTCGAGGCGTTGCGGGCCGCCGGCCGGGTACGCGACGCACTGCAAGAGTTGCGCTATCGGCTCGCCGCTGCAGCCGAGCCCGTGGCCTCCGCCTCGCAGGGCGACGCCGACCTGGCGGCATGGTGGCCGACCCTGGTCCGATGGGAAGAGGAGGCGGGCGACCACCGCGCGGCCATGCGCCATGCCCAGCGGCTGCTACCAAGCAGTGAGGCCTGGGTCTGGGCGGCCGTCTTCCCACGGCCCTATGAGGGGCTGGTGCGGGCAGCGGCAGCCGACGCACAGGTGGACCCTCTGCTGGTCTGGGCCGTGATGCGGGAGGAGAGCGCCTTCGCCCCCGAAGCCCTCTCCAGCGCCGATGCCCACGGACTGATGCAGCTCTTGCCCTCGACGGGCCGATGGATGGCCGATCGTCTGCGCCTACCCTGGCAGGGAGCCGAGAGCCTCTGGGACCCCGCCGTCAACGTACGGCTCGGCAGCGCCTATCTGGGCTACCTGCTGCAGCGATACGGCGACCCGCGGGTGGCCGTGGCGGCCTATCACGCCGGCCCGGGCCGGGTGGATCGCTGGCTGCAGGGCGGCCCGCCGGCGGACGTCGAGCTCTGGGTCGAGCGGATCCCCATCGCGGCCACCCGCCGCTACGTCCAGAGCGTCGACCGCTCGTACCGCATCTACCGGGCCCTCTACGGCACCCAGGGCACGGCCCTCGCCCCCCGGGCCTAG
- a CDS encoding bifunctional 2',3'-cyclic-nucleotide 2'-phosphodiesterase/3'-nucleotidase produces MRSPSTRRVRAWSIAVLVMATVLAATVSPAGASELVIMATTDVHANVYPWDYYANRQADVGLALVDTLVQRIRAEHPGALLLDNGDLIQGTPLGYYVARVQPLRPGQAHPVIDVLNRMGYDAATLGNHEFNYGLDFLERTLEGARYPVVLANVYRPGTREPYFTPYVLLERELDGRPITVGVIGFTPPQILVWDRSNLEGRLEVGDIVDAARRLVPEMRAKGADVVVALTHSGASPQARWQPGALLENAAYALAREVPGIDVIVAGHSHLAIPGDGLPEHPDGIVDGVAMVQPSYWGRALGVVTLELEPEGDGWRVAGRRAELLPTRGVEPSARVLQWAREAHETTLAYVTSPIGRTLVSIDSHASRLTDSGVIQLINDVQRRYVEQALAGTPWEGIPVLSAAAPFKSGRGGLTDYTDIAPGPVTIADVASIYVYDNTLKAIEVTGAELRAWLEHAARNFRQVTPGAGETPLLEPRFPGYNFDQIDGVEYEIDVTRPVGERIVRLTYQGRPVEPDDVFILATNNYRADGGGGFPATGAQARVVLDPQVESRQLIIEQIVEAGTIAPQPDGNWRLARTYLDHPKAEYVYDLVERGVFLGGLTDGQRLGQLGLDEALTWGLWAEMVERALGIQLQVANPEGVVTGRQALASLGDVIAFPALEAADVGLTRADGAQLLSGVLAALEAVPAR; encoded by the coding sequence ATGAGAAGTCCATCGACCCGTCGTGTCCGCGCGTGGTCCATCGCGGTCTTGGTCATGGCCACGGTGCTGGCGGCCACGGTGTCGCCGGCGGGGGCCTCCGAGCTGGTGATCATGGCGACGACCGATGTGCACGCCAACGTCTACCCGTGGGACTACTACGCCAACCGGCAGGCCGACGTGGGGCTGGCGCTGGTCGATACCCTGGTGCAGCGCATCCGGGCCGAGCATCCGGGAGCCCTGCTGCTGGACAACGGCGACCTGATCCAGGGCACGCCCCTCGGCTACTACGTCGCCCGGGTGCAGCCGCTGCGGCCAGGCCAGGCGCACCCCGTCATCGACGTGCTCAACCGCATGGGCTACGATGCAGCCACCCTCGGCAACCACGAGTTCAACTACGGACTCGACTTCCTGGAGCGGACGCTCGAGGGGGCGCGCTACCCGGTGGTGCTGGCCAACGTCTATCGGCCGGGCACCCGGGAGCCCTACTTCACCCCCTACGTCCTGCTGGAGCGGGAGCTCGACGGCCGACCCATCACCGTGGGCGTCATCGGCTTCACGCCGCCGCAGATCCTGGTCTGGGACCGGAGCAACCTGGAGGGCCGCCTCGAGGTGGGCGACATCGTCGATGCGGCGCGGCGCTTGGTGCCGGAGATGCGCGCGAAGGGCGCCGACGTCGTGGTGGCGCTGACCCACAGCGGGGCCAGTCCGCAGGCTCGGTGGCAACCGGGTGCCTTGCTCGAGAACGCCGCCTACGCACTGGCCCGCGAGGTGCCGGGCATCGACGTCATCGTGGCGGGGCACTCGCATCTCGCCATCCCGGGTGACGGCCTCCCGGAGCACCCGGACGGGATCGTCGACGGCGTGGCCATGGTGCAGCCCTCGTACTGGGGTCGGGCGCTGGGCGTCGTCACGCTGGAGCTGGAGCCCGAGGGTGACGGGTGGCGGGTGGCCGGCAGGCGGGCCGAGCTCCTGCCGACCCGGGGGGTGGAGCCGTCGGCACGGGTCCTGCAGTGGGCTCGCGAGGCGCACGAGACCACGCTGGCCTACGTGACGAGCCCCATCGGGCGCACCCTGGTCTCCATCGACAGTCATGCCTCCCGCCTCACCGACTCCGGCGTGATCCAGCTCATCAACGATGTGCAGCGTCGCTACGTCGAGCAGGCCCTGGCGGGCACCCCGTGGGAGGGCATCCCGGTCCTGTCGGCGGCGGCCCCCTTCAAGTCGGGGCGCGGAGGCCTCACCGACTACACCGACATCGCTCCCGGCCCCGTCACCATCGCCGACGTGGCCTCCATCTACGTCTACGACAACACCCTCAAGGCCATCGAGGTGACGGGTGCCGAGCTCCGGGCCTGGCTGGAGCACGCCGCGCGCAACTTCCGGCAGGTGACCCCGGGCGCCGGCGAGACGCCGCTGCTGGAGCCACGGTTCCCGGGCTACAACTTCGACCAGATCGACGGGGTCGAGTACGAGATCGACGTCACGCGGCCCGTGGGCGAGCGGATCGTGCGGCTCACCTACCAGGGGCGGCCCGTCGAGCCCGACGACGTCTTCATCCTGGCCACCAACAACTACCGGGCCGACGGCGGGGGCGGCTTCCCGGCCACGGGTGCGCAGGCCCGGGTCGTGCTGGACCCGCAGGTGGAGAGCCGGCAGCTCATCATCGAACAGATCGTCGAGGCCGGCACCATCGCCCCGCAGCCCGACGGCAACTGGCGGCTGGCCCGCACCTACCTGGACCACCCCAAGGCCGAGTACGTCTACGACCTGGTGGAGCGGGGCGTCTTCCTCGGCGGCCTGACGGACGGGCAGCGGCTCGGCCAGCTGGGCCTCGACGAGGCCCTCACCTGGGGGCTGTGGGCGGAGATGGTAGAGCGAGCCCTGGGCATCCAGTTGCAGGTGGCCAACCCCGAGGGCGTCGTGACGGGGCGCCAGGCCCTGGCGTCGCTGGGTGACGTCATCGCCTTCCCCGCCCTGGAGGCGGCCGACGTGGGGCTGACGCGAGCCGATGGCGCGCAGCTGCTCTCAGGCGTGCTGGCGGCCCTGGAGGCGGTCCCGGCCCGGTGA